One Paracidovorax avenae ATCC 19860 genomic region harbors:
- a CDS encoding sensor domain-containing diguanylate cyclase, with the protein MPSSPNPPAPSPARTVHWLVRMNHRNRTFFYALLFLALGSHFLHIGAGRAAWAVLAVQFLAYPQLAYWTARRSPHQAKAELHNMLVDNVFGGLWAGLLGLPVWITFTLFIGNCINVVAFHGYPGLLRLLAAMGVGLLGGLALYGDQPLHPDIDMATSLLCILALTLFLTVFAHTSYRRAVEQQQSNARLRTQFEEIRALQDQLQEQAMRDPLTGLYNRRHLDATLAARIAQCGARGLPLSLLMIDIDHFKRVNDTHGHAAGDAMLQALAQLLQRHVRVQDLACRHGGEEFVLLLPETPLTIARERAEALRQAFEALQVRHGPDALSTTLSCGVSAFPQHADEPHALLARADEALYSAKVQGRNRVAVHGTTGGSPEPG; encoded by the coding sequence ATGCCTTCTTCTCCGAACCCGCCAGCGCCCTCGCCCGCACGCACCGTCCACTGGCTGGTGCGGATGAACCACCGCAACCGCACCTTCTTCTACGCGCTGCTGTTCCTGGCGCTGGGGTCGCATTTCCTGCACATCGGTGCAGGCCGGGCCGCCTGGGCCGTGCTGGCCGTGCAGTTCCTCGCCTACCCGCAACTCGCCTACTGGACGGCCCGCCGCTCGCCGCACCAGGCGAAGGCCGAGTTGCACAACATGCTGGTGGACAACGTCTTCGGCGGGCTCTGGGCGGGCCTGCTGGGCCTTCCGGTCTGGATCACCTTCACGCTGTTCATCGGCAACTGCATCAACGTCGTCGCGTTCCACGGCTATCCCGGCCTGCTGCGGCTCCTGGCCGCCATGGGCGTCGGGCTCCTGGGCGGGCTCGCCCTGTACGGGGACCAGCCCCTGCACCCGGACATCGACATGGCCACGTCGCTGCTGTGCATCCTGGCGCTCACGCTGTTCCTGACCGTGTTCGCCCACACCAGCTACCGGCGGGCGGTGGAGCAGCAGCAGAGCAACGCCCGGCTGCGCACCCAGTTCGAGGAAATCCGGGCGCTGCAGGACCAGTTGCAGGAGCAGGCCATGCGCGACCCGCTCACCGGCCTGTACAACCGGCGCCACCTGGACGCCACCCTCGCGGCCCGGATCGCGCAGTGCGGCGCCAGGGGCCTGCCGCTGTCGCTGCTGATGATCGACATCGACCACTTCAAGCGCGTCAACGACACCCACGGCCACGCCGCCGGCGACGCCATGCTGCAGGCCCTGGCGCAGCTGCTGCAGCGCCACGTGCGCGTGCAGGACCTGGCCTGCCGGCACGGTGGCGAGGAATTCGTGCTGCTGCTGCCGGAGACACCGCTGACCATCGCCCGGGAGCGGGCCGAGGCGCTGCGCCAGGCCTTCGAAGCGCTGCAGGTGCGCCACGGCCCCGATGCGCTGTCCACCACCCTGTCGTGCGGTGTCTCGGCCTTCCCGCAGCACGCGGACGAGCCCCATGCACTCCTGGCCCGCGCGGACGAAGCGTTGTATTCCGCCAAGGTGCAGGGACGCAACCGTGTGGCCGTGCACGGCACGACGGGCGGCAGCCCGGAGCCCGGCTGA
- a CDS encoding FadR/GntR family transcriptional regulator: MATKPPAGKPIKPLKRSDLVAQEIKRLITEKNLSPGDRLPREGELQAQFEVSKGTIREALKSLEVQGLVTISTGPSGGGTIAEVSLDRTLQFLQNYLFFQDVTIDNIYAVRQFLEPELAAGAVPHLTEADFDALEHSIACCDPHSSSEDLLAQRREDVNFHDILAAANPNPFLRFTCELINEMLRQLIVYGNRTPKSEHRRFGETNARFHREIVQAARARDAVLVRELMARHMLDAASSVQRMKGRIQGRLILDAETLRGPRSVHLRKKE; this comes from the coding sequence ATGGCCACGAAACCGCCCGCCGGCAAGCCGATCAAGCCCCTCAAGCGCTCCGACCTCGTCGCGCAGGAGATCAAGCGGCTCATCACCGAGAAGAACCTGAGCCCCGGCGACCGCCTGCCGCGCGAGGGCGAATTGCAGGCGCAGTTCGAGGTGAGCAAGGGCACCATTCGCGAGGCGCTCAAGTCGCTGGAGGTGCAGGGCCTGGTGACCATCTCCACCGGTCCCTCGGGCGGGGGCACCATCGCCGAGGTGTCGCTGGACCGCACGCTGCAGTTCCTGCAGAACTACCTGTTCTTCCAGGACGTGACGATCGACAACATCTACGCCGTGCGCCAGTTCCTGGAGCCCGAACTGGCCGCCGGCGCCGTGCCTCACCTGACGGAGGCCGACTTCGATGCGCTTGAGCACAGCATCGCCTGCTGCGATCCCCATTCCAGCAGCGAGGACCTGCTCGCCCAGCGCCGGGAGGACGTGAACTTCCACGACATCCTGGCCGCGGCCAACCCGAACCCCTTCCTGCGCTTCACCTGCGAGCTGATCAACGAGATGCTGCGCCAGCTCATCGTGTACGGCAACCGCACCCCGAAGTCGGAGCACCGCCGCTTCGGCGAGACCAACGCCCGGTTCCACCGCGAGATCGTGCAGGCGGCACGGGCGCGCGATGCCGTCCTGGTGCGCGAATTGATGGCGCGGCACATGCTCGACGCCGCCAGCAGCGTCCAGCGCATGAAGGGCCGCATCCAGGGCCGCCTGATCCTGGACGCCGAGACGCTGCGCGGCCCCCGGTCGGTCCACCTGCGCAAGAAGGAATAG
- a CDS encoding branched-chain amino acid ABC transporter permease, translating to MSIYLLQVINGIGIGMLYFLLAVGLSIVFGLLRFVNFAHGAFYLLGAYFCYQMTRWGLSFWLALAVVPLVVGALGWLTEKLVLRHVYAKPHEFHILVTVGLALAVQELVILQWGPLGDSVAVPDLLQGVVMWGSFVYPKYRLFVIGFTAVLAVGLWWVLEGTRLGSAVRAGSESTEMVSLLGINVFRIFSLVFALGAATAAIAGVLAAPIRGAEPFMGIEALGVAFVVVVVGGMGSFGGALVGGLLIGIVQSVMSTVWPEGARLMIYVAMAAVLLLRPHGLLGRKG from the coding sequence ATGAGCATCTACCTGCTACAGGTCATCAACGGGATCGGCATCGGCATGCTGTATTTCCTGCTGGCGGTCGGCCTGTCCATCGTGTTCGGCCTGCTGCGCTTCGTGAACTTCGCGCACGGCGCGTTCTATCTGCTTGGCGCGTACTTCTGCTACCAGATGACGCGCTGGGGCCTGAGCTTCTGGCTCGCCCTGGCGGTGGTGCCGCTGGTGGTGGGCGCCCTGGGCTGGCTCACCGAAAAGCTGGTGCTGCGCCACGTGTACGCCAAGCCGCACGAGTTCCACATCCTCGTCACCGTGGGCCTGGCGCTCGCGGTGCAGGAGCTGGTGATCCTGCAGTGGGGGCCGCTGGGCGACAGCGTGGCCGTGCCCGATCTGCTGCAGGGCGTGGTGATGTGGGGCAGCTTCGTCTATCCCAAGTACCGGCTCTTCGTGATCGGCTTCACCGCCGTGCTGGCCGTGGGCCTGTGGTGGGTGCTCGAAGGCACGCGCCTGGGCAGCGCGGTGCGCGCGGGCAGCGAATCGACCGAGATGGTGTCGCTGCTGGGCATCAACGTGTTCCGCATCTTCAGCCTGGTGTTCGCGCTGGGCGCGGCCACTGCCGCCATCGCGGGCGTGCTGGCGGCGCCCATCCGCGGCGCCGAGCCCTTCATGGGCATCGAGGCGCTGGGCGTGGCCTTCGTGGTCGTGGTGGTGGGCGGCATGGGCAGCTTCGGCGGCGCGCTGGTCGGGGGCCTCCTGATCGGCATCGTGCAGAGCGTGATGAGCACCGTGTGGCCCGAGGGCGCGCGCCTGATGATCTACGTCGCCATGGCCGCCGTGCTGCTGCTGCGCCCGC
- a CDS encoding OmpA family protein yields MRSYSALLSLLCCAAVLGGCAAGASGQAPGTPAEAPPPAAAPAPEPAPAPAPAPAPVRIPDDGTVAEFSGLETELPASTAELLDALTADKAAASQRWEIKGYADRKVTKNARQIALARALAVRKELVARGVPAQNLRVMFSTDQARNAVTVLPR; encoded by the coding sequence ATGCGTTCCTACAGTGCCCTCTTGAGCCTTCTTTGCTGCGCCGCCGTGCTCGGCGGATGCGCCGCCGGTGCCTCCGGCCAGGCGCCCGGCACCCCCGCCGAGGCCCCGCCGCCGGCCGCCGCTCCCGCACCCGAGCCGGCTCCCGCCCCGGCCCCCGCCCCCGCCCCGGTGCGCATTCCCGACGACGGCACGGTCGCCGAGTTCTCCGGCCTGGAAACCGAGCTGCCCGCCAGTACCGCGGAGCTGCTGGACGCCCTGACCGCGGACAAGGCAGCCGCTAGCCAGCGCTGGGAGATCAAGGGCTACGCCGACCGGAAGGTCACCAAGAACGCGCGCCAGATCGCCCTGGCCCGCGCGCTCGCCGTGCGCAAGGAACTGGTGGCGCGCGGCGTGCCGGCGCAGAACCTGCGCGTGATGTTCAGCACCGACCAGGCCCGCAATGCGGTGACCGTGCTCCCGCGCTGA
- a CDS encoding ABC transporter substrate-binding protein, which yields MQRRHLLQLSALGALPASLGLAREAWAQSTGAIQFGCPVPMSGAFAANGKFADLGMKLAIEQYGKALGRPLAYTVLDTEGKPATAVRKVQEASQQQGTRFFAGGILSSESLAMGKEAEKAGGIFITTAGADEITGKDCNSATFRWSVPTFGAIEQTVRPLADALPKAKRWYTITPQYVFGDGLLSAAKNVFKEKGLEHVGNSYHSLTEKEFSGYLTNAMAAKPDVLLLLNFGSQSSDALRQAVSFGMHKNMTILIAWASGLEQFESLGADLCDGIYFGAQYWHTVDAPLNLELVKRSQEKFKSNPNYSLAGSYICTKLLIDGIIKAGTVEPKAVVAALEGMKYAGLTGEEEVRKGDHQVLKNYYLLKGKPKAKMANKDDYVDVVSSGKSFLPLDQTGCKLG from the coding sequence ATGCAACGTCGTCACCTCTTGCAACTCTCCGCACTGGGCGCGCTGCCCGCATCGCTGGGCCTCGCGCGCGAAGCCTGGGCGCAGTCCACGGGCGCGATCCAGTTCGGTTGCCCCGTGCCCATGTCGGGCGCCTTCGCCGCGAACGGCAAGTTCGCCGACCTGGGCATGAAGCTGGCCATCGAGCAGTACGGCAAGGCCCTGGGACGCCCCCTGGCCTACACCGTGCTCGATACCGAGGGCAAGCCCGCCACTGCGGTGCGCAAGGTGCAGGAGGCATCGCAGCAGCAGGGTACGCGCTTCTTCGCGGGTGGCATCCTGTCCTCCGAATCGCTGGCCATGGGCAAGGAGGCCGAGAAGGCCGGCGGCATCTTCATCACCACCGCGGGCGCCGACGAGATCACCGGCAAGGACTGCAACAGCGCCACGTTCCGCTGGTCGGTGCCCACCTTCGGAGCGATCGAGCAGACCGTGCGCCCGCTGGCCGACGCGCTGCCCAAGGCCAAGCGCTGGTACACCATCACGCCGCAGTACGTGTTCGGCGACGGCCTGCTCTCGGCGGCCAAGAACGTCTTCAAGGAAAAAGGCCTGGAGCACGTGGGCAACAGCTACCACTCGCTCACCGAGAAGGAGTTTAGCGGCTACCTCACCAACGCGATGGCCGCCAAGCCCGACGTGCTCTTGCTGCTGAATTTCGGCTCGCAGTCGTCGGACGCGCTGCGCCAGGCGGTGAGCTTCGGCATGCACAAGAACATGACCATCCTGATCGCCTGGGCCTCGGGGCTGGAGCAGTTCGAGTCGCTGGGCGCGGACCTGTGCGACGGGATCTACTTCGGCGCGCAGTACTGGCACACGGTGGATGCTCCGCTGAACCTGGAGCTGGTCAAGCGCAGCCAGGAGAAGTTCAAGTCCAACCCCAACTACAGCCTCGCAGGCTCGTACATCTGCACCAAGCTGCTGATCGACGGGATCATCAAGGCCGGCACGGTGGAGCCGAAGGCCGTGGTCGCCGCGCTGGAAGGCATGAAGTACGCGGGCCTCACGGGCGAGGAAGAAGTCCGCAAGGGTGACCACCAGGTGCTCAAGAACTACTACCTGCTCAAGGGCAAGCCCAAGGCGAAGATGGCCAACAAGGACGACTACGTGGACGTGGTGAGCTCCGGCAAGTCGTTCCTGCCGTTGGACCAGACCGGCTGCAAGCTCGGCTGA